In Harpia harpyja isolate bHarHar1 chromosome 22, bHarHar1 primary haplotype, whole genome shotgun sequence, a single genomic region encodes these proteins:
- the ZBED1 gene encoding E3 SUMO-protein ligase ZBED1 produces MENKSLEGSPSDLKLVAHPRAKSKVWKYFGFDTNAEGCILQWKKIYCRICMAQIAYSGNTSNLSYHLEKNHPDEFCEFVKSNTEQMREAFATAFSKIKPESSQQVVQDSLIMKTYQNYENKKHQELTSAVISLICEGMYPASIVDEPTFKALLRTADPRYELPSRKYFCTKAIPEKYNAIREIVLKELTEVLWCGISTDMWRSENQNRSYVTVAVHFLSSSPANCLAVNSRCLKTFEVPEDNTAETITRVLYETFIEWGINTKVFGATTDYSKDIVKACSLLDIPVQMPCLGHTFNAGIQQAFQLPKLCSLLARCRKLVEYFQQSTVAMYMLSEKQKQQNILHCMLVSDRVSWWGSTLAMLQRLKEQQFVIAAVLVEDSNNHHLMLEASEWNTIEGLVELLQPFKQVAEMMSASKYPTISMVKPLLHMLLNTTLNIKENDLKEISMAKEVIAKELSTTYQHTPEIDMFLNVATFLDPRYKKLPFLSAFERQQVENRVVEEAKSLLEKVKENTFRTEEKFFTVSEEPPVKKIIISSTPPPTSVINNMLAEIFCQTGGVEDQEEWHAQIVEELSNFKSQKVLGLNEDPLKWWSDRLALFPVLPKVLQKYWCILATRVFPERLFGSSANVVSAKRNRLAPAHVDEQIFLYENSRNGSEAEPEDEDEGEWGLEQEQIFNLNDSVNVNNNFFNIRDSGFV; encoded by the coding sequence ATGGAGAATAAAAGTTTAGAAGGTTCCCCATCAGACCTAAAGTTAGTGGCTCACCCGCGAGCAAAGAGTAAAGTGTGGAAGTACTTTGGGTTTGATACCAATGCAGAAGGATGCATATTACAGTGGAAGAAGATCTACTGCCGTATTTGCATGGCACAGATTGCCTATTCAGGAAACACGTCCAACCTTTCCTACCACCTTGAGAAAAATCACCCTGATGAATTCTGCGAATTTGTGAAAAGTAACACTGAGCAAATGAGGGAAGCCTTTGCCACCGCCTTTTCAAAAATCAAGCCGGAGTCGTCGCAGCAGGTTGTTCAAGATAGCCTCATCATGAAGACCTACCAGAACTACGAAAACAAAAAGCATCAGGAACTGACGTCTGCAGTCATCAGCTTAATTTGCGAGGGCATGTATCCGGCCTCTATCGTGGATGAACCCACCTTCAAGGCCCTCTTGAGAACTGCGGACCCCAGGTATGAACTTCCGAGCCGGAAATACTTCTGTACAAAAGCTATTCCTGAAAAGTACAATGCCATTAGAGAAATAGTGCTGAAAGAGCTCACCGAGGTCCTGTGGTGTGGCATCTCCACGGACATGTGGAGGAGCGAAAACCAGAACAGGTCGTACGTAACCGTCGCAGTTCACTTTCTCAGCAGCAGTCCTGCCAACTGCCTGGCTGTGAACTCGCGGTGTTTAAAAACGTTTGAAGTACCGGAGGATAATACTGCAGAGACTATTACGCGAGTCCTTTATGAAACGTTCATTGAGTGGGGGATCAATACAAAAGTCTTTGGTGCTACAACAGATTACAGTAAAGACATTGTGAAAGCTTGCTCTCTCCTAGATATTCCCGTACAGATGCCTTGTTTGGGGCACACTTTTAACGCAGGAATACAACAAGCTTTTCAGCTCCCCAAACTCTGCAGCCTTCTTGCCAGGTGCCGAAAACTGGTGGAGTATTTTCAGCAGTCTACGGTCGCGATGTACATGCTGAGcgagaagcagaagcagcagaacattCTCCACTGCATGCTGGTGAGCGACCGTGTTTCCTGGTGGGGAAGCACGCTTGCCATGCTGCAGCGCCTCAAGGAGCAGCAGTTTGTCATTGCGGCTGTTCTTGTGGAGGACAGCAACAACCACCACCTCATGCTGGAAGCCAGCGAGTGGAATACAATCGAAGGGCTGgtggagctgctgcagcctttcaAGCAGGTTGCGGAGATGATGTCTGCTTCAAAGTACCCGACGATAAGTATGGTGAAGCCTCTTCTCCATATGCTTCTGAATACTACGCTGAACATCAAAGAGAATGATTTGAAAGAAATCAGCATGGCAAAGGAGGTGATTGCTAAAGAGTTGTCAACCACCTACCAGCACACGCCTGAGATAGACATGTTTCTCAACGTTGCAACTTTCTTGGATCCGCGCTACAAAAAACTGCCTTTTCTTTCAGCCTTTGAGCGGCAGCAGGTTGAAAACAGAGTGGTGGAAGAAGCAAAAAGCCTGCtggagaaagtgaaagaaaatacctTTAGGACTGAAgagaaattcttcactgtttcGGAAGAGCCCCctgtgaaaaaaatcatcatctcCTCTACTCCTCCTCCTACCAGTGTCATCAACAACATGCTCGCAGAGATCTTTTGCCAGACGGGAGGCGTGGAAGACCAGGAGGAATGGCACGCTCAGATCGTTGAGGAGTTGAGCAACTTCAAGTCACAAAAGGTCCTCGGTTTGAACGAAGACCCGCTGAAGTGGTGGTCTGACAGACTAGCGCTGTTTCCAGTTTTACCAAAGGTTCTTCAAAAATACTGGTGTATTCTGGCCACAAGGGTCTTCCCTGAACGCCTTTTTGGTTCTTCTGCTAACGTTGTAAGTGCAAAGAGAAACCGGTTAGCCCCGGCTCACGTGGATGAGCAGATCTTTTTGTACGAAAACAGTCGGAACGGGTCCGAGGCAGAACCggaggatgaagatgaaggaGAGTGGGGTTTGGAACAGGaacagatttttaatttaaatgactCGGTAAATGTAAACAACAATTTCTTTAATATCCGAGACAGTGGGTTTGTTTAA